Proteins encoded in a region of the Equus asinus isolate D_3611 breed Donkey chromosome X, EquAss-T2T_v2, whole genome shotgun sequence genome:
- the LOC139042669 gene encoding uncharacterized protein CXorf49-like, giving the protein MSSPDEGSVWGAGFGPEGGARAGVRPAEPGALRAVGLGPALGAPRSGEGEGGFPQPGGRPSCPADGRDAAADCASYPAPPAAANVVQQLTRRGVCTYRSPESCAARGSTVWAGLEPGAGGPGAPALSWVASQPASAALLPLPGPEGGPAWGSPKRGGRSRLGSPASRGRPSAGGPVRLPSDPEPSDEASELQPTRRASAAPLDPATFPPVSGVPLLVRCRRAKQSKQPGTGKKSVAGRTMESQPVEVAGEDIDPNSDPAPRGQPPGHRPGPCSRCVRRPEGSSGHLNTRAAPQVAGNPQCLARSQGNTVPRGPAPSGDQEPLDRPPGRQRQQQPRGARGCPRCHVLQREIGDLKEHLAAVLSLADKFQSL; this is encoded by the exons ATGAGCTCCCCCGACGAGGGGTCTGTCTGGGGCGCGGGTTTcggcccagagggcggggcgcgggccgGCGTCCGCCCCGCCGAGCCCGGAGCCCTGCGGGCAGTCGGTCTAGGCCCTGCTCTGGGGGCGCCGCGGAGCGGCGAGGGCGAGGGCGGCTTCCCCCAGCCCGGGGGCCGCCCCAGCTGCCCGGCCGACGGCAGGGACGCGGCGGCGGACTGTGCGTCCTACCCGGCGCCGCCGGCCGCGGCGAACGTCGTGCAGCAGCTGACCCGGCGGGGCGTCTGCACATACCGGTCCCCGGAGAGCTGCGCCGCCCGAGGCTCCACCGTGTGGGCGGGCCTCGAGCCAGGTGCCGGCGGCCCCGGCGCGCCTGCCCTTAGCTGGGTGGCGTCGCAGCCGGCTTCCGCCGCCCTGCTCCCGCTCCCTGGGCCCGAGGGCGGCCcggcctggggcagccctaaaAGAGGCGGGAGGAGCAGGCTGGGCAGCCCTGCGAGTCGCGGGCGGCCCTCGGCGGGAGGCCCGGTCCGGCTGCCTTCCGACCCCGAGCCATCAGACGAGGCCAGCGAGCTACAGCCGACGAGG AGAGCCTCGGCAGCTCCCCTGGACCCGGCCACGTTCCCGCCAGTCTCTGGCGTCCCGCTGCTTGTGAGGTGCAGGAGGGCCAAGCAGTCCAAGCAGCCCGGCACTGGGAAGAAATCTGTGGCCGGGAGGACAATGGAGTCTCAGCCGGTGGAGGTGGCGGGAGAAGATATTGACCCAAACAGCGACCCAGCCCCGCGGGGCCAA CCTCCAGGACACAGACCAGGGCCATGTAGTCGGTGCGTGCGTCGTCCAGAAGGCAGCAGTGGCCACCTCAACACCAGAGCCGCTCCCCAAGTTGCGGGAAACCCACAGTGCTTGGCCCGGAGCCAGGGAAATACGGTGCCCAGGGGGCCTGCACCCTCCG GTGACCAGGAACCGCTTGACCGACCTCCAGGACGGCAAAGGCAGCAGCAACCACGTGGAGCACGGGGCTGTCCTCGG TGTCACGTGCTACAGAGAGAAATAGGCGACCTGAAAGAGCACCTTG CGGCCGTCCTGTCCCTGGCTGACAAGTTCCAGAGCCTTTGA